The genomic stretch TCAGAAGAAAAGGGAAGTGAAAACCTTTTTACAATTTTCTTACCAGGAGGACGCTCCTGGCAGGCCGTTCTATCTCGACGTCAAATCCAAGGGCAAGTATCCTCTCCGTTATTTCCTTAGCCGCAGGGAACCCTCTGAACTCCTTGTTCAGGCTCTCGAAGAACTCAAGTGCCGGAACGAACTCGAAGCTGTCAATGAACGGGTCAACTATCGCCATCCTCCCGCCGGATTTCAGGACATCGAGGGCGTTTTTGAGAACCCTGCCCCTGTCCTTCGGCTCAACATACTCCAGGACGAAGCTCAGGATAACGGCGTCGTATTCGTTCACAGGCCGTATCAGCCTTGCATCCAGCTCCTTCAGCTCAACAGGCAGGTTCTTCGCCTCCACCCTGGCGCGCGCAATGTCGAGGAGCGCCGGGGAGTAGTCAACGCCCATGTAGAACCCGTTGTAGCCAACCTTCTCCCCAAAGTACGCGGGGGATACGGATCCACAGCCAATGTCAAGTACACTCATGCCCTTTTTGATTCCAAGAAGGCTTGCTGTGACGTCCCTATACGCCCTGGAGAACTTGGTGTTCATCCTCATGTCCCAGAAATCTGCGTCCTTGTCGAAGTCCATGAGGACATGGGGGTGAACAGGAGTTATGAAGGCGTAGTCAACCATTCGATATATCTCCTCCTGGACAGAAACCCAGTCCGGCACGACCAGATCATACTTCCCCTGTGGAATTTTTATTGTGTACGAAAACCCGTCTAGGTAGAGAGCATAGTCCCGCTCTTCAATGATATTCAACCTTTTCAGGACGTTGATAAAGCTTAGAAGCAGCCTCCTGTTCGGGAGGTCGATTTCATCTATCAGCTCCTGGGGTGTCGGATTCTTGGTTAAGAACGAAAATACCCCATGTTTTGTGCCGAGAGCTATTATGTGGAGAAGAGAAGTCCGTATCATCATGTCCAGGTTCACATCTATTATCCTCGGATTGCGCATGTTGTTCATTGAAACCACCTCACAAGAACCTCCGATAGTAGTGGTAGTATTC from Thermococcus sp. 21S7 encodes the following:
- a CDS encoding class I SAM-dependent methyltransferase, whose product is MNNMRNPRIIDVNLDMMIRTSLLHIIALGTKHGVFSFLTKNPTPQELIDEIDLPNRRLLLSFINVLKRLNIIEERDYALYLDGFSYTIKIPQGKYDLVVPDWVSVQEEIYRMVDYAFITPVHPHVLMDFDKDADFWDMRMNTKFSRAYRDVTASLLGIKKGMSVLDIGCGSVSPAYFGEKVGYNGFYMGVDYSPALLDIARARVEAKNLPVELKELDARLIRPVNEYDAVILSFVLEYVEPKDRGRVLKNALDVLKSGGRMAIVDPFIDSFEFVPALEFFESLNKEFRGFPAAKEITERILALGFDVEIERPARSVLLVRKL